A region of Novipirellula artificiosorum DNA encodes the following proteins:
- a CDS encoding DUF1254 domain-containing protein, translated as MKLRTTFVLTLGFVFGLTMTSAGIAQVPKMKMTTETPPGIATSDKLETRLGTLRLFDGVPDKETAQRVYDNLDFQRGVQAYLNSIQIASMGGMRKGILEFGPPNTTALLFEELMDSTTLFLTPNTTSVYMVAWLEMKDEPYVIETPPNVLGIIDSHWFHYVADFGNAGPDKGKGGKFLILPPGFKGDVPDGYHVAQSDTYGNWVIWRGFQVDGDPKPAVETTKRIFRMYPLSQKDSPPKMNFINVSGKKFNTIHRTDYQIFEEINDVVQAEPSEGQDPEILGQLASIGIKKGQPFKPDARMQKILKEAADVGAVTVRTLTARPRDEMFYFYPGEGVWSTPFPGGSYEFLDNGARVLDARSYFHFYATGITPAMTMKMVGKGSQYGVAYMDADGNALDGSKTYKVHLPPNVPAKDFWSFTLYDNQTRSELQTDQRFPGLDSNKKGLKQNTDGSFDIYFGPEAPEGQENNWIQSVPGKGWNMLIRLYGPEQPWFDKTWRPGDPELVD; from the coding sequence ATGAAACTCAGAACAACCTTCGTATTAACACTTGGATTCGTCTTTGGATTAACGATGACTTCTGCCGGAATTGCACAGGTACCCAAAATGAAAATGACCACAGAAACGCCGCCGGGGATTGCGACTTCGGACAAATTGGAAACGCGCCTGGGCACTTTGCGACTGTTCGATGGAGTGCCCGACAAAGAGACGGCTCAAAGAGTCTATGACAACCTTGATTTTCAGCGCGGTGTGCAGGCCTATTTGAACAGTATTCAAATTGCCTCGATGGGCGGCATGCGAAAGGGCATCCTTGAATTTGGTCCGCCCAATACGACCGCGCTGCTGTTCGAAGAGCTCATGGATTCCACGACACTCTTTCTGACGCCAAACACGACGTCTGTCTACATGGTCGCTTGGCTCGAAATGAAGGACGAGCCATACGTGATCGAAACTCCTCCGAATGTCCTTGGCATCATTGATAGCCATTGGTTTCACTATGTCGCTGATTTTGGCAACGCTGGACCGGACAAAGGCAAGGGTGGCAAGTTTCTGATCCTGCCGCCCGGCTTCAAGGGCGATGTGCCCGACGGCTATCACGTCGCCCAGTCTGACACCTACGGCAACTGGGTCATCTGGCGAGGTTTTCAGGTGGACGGCGATCCCAAGCCGGCTGTGGAGACAACCAAAAGGATCTTCCGCATGTATCCACTCTCACAGAAAGACAGTCCACCGAAGATGAACTTCATCAATGTCTCGGGCAAGAAGTTCAATACGATCCATCGGACTGACTATCAGATCTTCGAAGAGATCAACGACGTCGTTCAGGCCGAGCCGAGCGAAGGGCAAGATCCAGAGATACTGGGTCAACTGGCTTCGATCGGAATCAAGAAGGGACAGCCTTTCAAACCTGATGCCAGGATGCAAAAAATTCTCAAAGAGGCCGCTGATGTGGGTGCCGTGACGGTTCGTACGCTGACGGCGCGTCCCCGAGATGAAATGTTTTACTTCTACCCGGGCGAAGGTGTCTGGAGCACTCCATTTCCGGGCGGGAGTTATGAATTCCTGGACAACGGTGCTCGCGTGCTGGACGCCCGCAGCTATTTCCACTTCTACGCGACGGGCATCACCCCGGCGATGACCATGAAGATGGTGGGCAAAGGCTCGCAATATGGCGTGGCCTACATGGACGCGGATGGCAATGCTCTCGACGGCAGCAAGACCTACAAAGTGCATCTGCCGCCCAACGTGCCAGCCAAGGATTTCTGGTCGTTCACGCTCTACGACAATCAGACTCGCTCCGAGCTCCAGACCGACCAGCGGTTTCCGGGCCTCGACAGCAACAAGAAAGGCCTGAAGCAAAACACCGATGGTTCCTTCGACATCTACTTCGGTCCCGAAGCACCGGAGGGACAAGAGAACAATTGGATTCAATCCGTTCCCGGTAAAGGTTGGAACATGCTAATCCGCCTCTACGGCCCGGAGCAACCGTGGTTCGACAAGACCTGGCGACCGGGTGATCCGGAGTTGGTTGACTAA
- a CDS encoding TetR/AcrR family transcriptional regulator has product MSASKQSQIRRRNDPSQSSALRKSERTRQAILDSALDFLWTHPFRELTVGELMSLAGTSRSAFYQYFADLNELMEALLRGIEDDIFAAATAWLEGEGDPIPLLEETMAGLVGVCYRQGPILRAVSDAAPMDGRLEKAWTGFLHDFDVAVTDRIEQHQAAGLIKQFEARPIAIALNRMDAYLLIHHFGRRPRGNQELVQKAILRIWISTLYGDEALAASDSENRSKRRVPKSKNK; this is encoded by the coding sequence ATGTCAGCTTCGAAACAATCTCAGATTCGTCGCAGGAACGATCCCAGCCAGAGTTCGGCGTTGCGCAAGTCCGAAAGAACTCGGCAAGCGATTCTTGATAGTGCATTGGATTTCCTGTGGACGCATCCCTTCCGTGAGTTGACGGTTGGTGAGTTAATGTCCCTCGCCGGCACCAGTCGGTCGGCGTTCTATCAGTATTTTGCTGACCTTAATGAATTGATGGAGGCACTGCTGCGGGGAATTGAAGACGACATCTTTGCGGCTGCCACGGCCTGGCTCGAGGGAGAGGGCGACCCTATTCCGCTGCTCGAGGAAACGATGGCTGGGCTGGTAGGAGTTTGTTATCGGCAAGGGCCGATTTTGCGTGCCGTTTCTGACGCTGCTCCCATGGATGGCCGGTTGGAAAAAGCCTGGACGGGTTTTCTGCATGATTTCGACGTCGCTGTCACGGATCGGATCGAACAACATCAAGCCGCCGGCTTGATCAAGCAATTTGAGGCTCGCCCGATAGCCATTGCGCTCAACCGAATGGACGCTTATCTGCTGATTCACCATTTTGGACGCCGTCCGCGCGGGAACCAGGAATTGGTTCAGAAAGCGATCCTCCGAATCTGGATATCCACGCTCTATGGTGACGAGGCGCTGGCAGCATCCGACTCCGAAAATCGATCGAAGCGGCGAGTGCCAAAATCGAAGAATAAATAA